From Williamwhitmania taraxaci, one genomic window encodes:
- a CDS encoding YiiX family permuted papain-like enzyme, producing the protein MHLKKWHNFDRNAWHNLNRNGWHNFDRFIYFILSKELRNGDIIFQTSKSRQSKAIQLATGSKYSHMGIVYNENGKLYVYEAVQPVKLTPFEEWVNRGERRHFVVKRLKDAESVLDSETLRKMKKVGEKYNGKNYDIYFEWSDEKIYCSELVWKIYKETTGIEIGKLQHLSDFNLSNEVVRKIMKERYGEKIPLDENVISPVSMFESDKLTTIIDK; encoded by the coding sequence ATGCACCTAAAAAAGTGGCACAACTTCGACCGAAACGCCTGGCACAACTTGAACCGAAATGGGTGGCACAACTTCGACCGTTTTATCTACTTTATACTTTCGAAAGAATTAAGAAATGGAGACATCATATTCCAAACATCAAAATCGAGACAAAGCAAAGCGATACAACTTGCGACAGGCTCGAAATATAGCCATATGGGAATCGTTTATAATGAAAATGGGAAATTATATGTTTACGAAGCTGTTCAACCTGTAAAACTGACTCCTTTTGAAGAATGGGTTAATCGTGGTGAGAGAAGACATTTTGTAGTAAAAAGGTTAAAGGATGCTGAAAGTGTTCTAGATTCAGAGACATTAAGAAAGATGAAGAAAGTTGGAGAGAAATACAATGGGAAAAACTATGATATATATTTTGAATGGTCAGATGAGAAAATTTATTGTTCCGAACTCGTTTGGAAAATATATAAGGAAACAACAGGTATTGAAATTGGAAAATTACAACATCTATCGGATTTTAATTTAAGTAATGAAGTCGTGAGGAAAATAATGAAAGAAAGGTATGGAGAGAAAATTCCACTCGATGAAAATGTTATTTCCCCTGTTTCTATGTTTGAATCGGACAAACTGACAACTATAATTGATAAATAA